The proteins below come from a single Plasmodium sp. gorilla clade G2 genome assembly, chromosome: 13 genomic window:
- a CDS encoding tripartite motif protein, putative has product MSNMSTSSNDEKYIKFKKENLMGALKRNNKYIKRKDSASSVNESVENENKKTYRCYHCKRKVEDVLILSCKHLICLICSSIQLEENYKNFLEKFMNKKSIENNKNVKSHHIDECFDNYKDMIKNKITYNNINDKKSDLFNNDMIVDNMYKKDKVGFITCKLCNIKNKLSLESIEILTKVGLFSHNILNVHKFFFNKLGYEENDNINLKHSTIENDEKKKFLLLKNKYNYINDQMDDLEKYSYICNICSYNEAIIYCKDCVEYLCQECCDNIHEMDVLRKKANLKVEKPHEYYEIEKSCFQLKKLVKAPKKFLNITKEDIDIMYNTDEESYTTYGENNGKYKIYDNNNIKSKNKNYCYKDDPSKKINIYNDNCENDKNIHVDIFDELHMNDSDFDTYDEEHFYRRQKFFLDKEEKKRKNLLLSKKLNGLVEDMKNESSYESDDSSKYGTDGSIKDDKTNVLLKLKKKKKKKMLHMRRENKLHNIKKKNVNDLISIKNNDDTNISDDDNVGRRNHRIYSNGLYNNDNKNNLDSIKCLKNINNIKSNNLRNDTYIFSNSTTVDMISLDDESLYSDNELKEIGITNIHKEICEKKNNKTIENINNDILNNKQFTVIENVRCSEHYNYPIQYFCHTCLSLCFCSECAINGIHTSNCNIENINTAFITVLNNYLIQWNEIINELINDLEKNFYESLEDVKNDWSAHLSECYYNLNTKVNYIFNNLVKKEKEIFDEFDTYIEKFKNDNLQYIELLNSKYEDIEKSINLIRQNKFHTNPIDIIKFYTNNIDIIDKTILLNNDFKPIQDLSKIRESKIFYMDFYASQINSYLKYLQAYLNESNMLDSK; this is encoded by the exons ATGAGTAACATGTCTACAAGTAGCAATGATGAAAAGTACATAAAGTTCAAAAAGGAAAATCTCATGGGTGCtttgaaaagaaataataaatatataaaaagaaaagattCAGCTAGTTCTGTTAATGAATCTgttgaaaatgaaaataaaaa gaCTTATAGATGCTATCACTGCAAGAGAAAAGTGGAAGatgtattaattttatctTGTAAACATTTAATATGTCTTATATGTTCTAGTATACAATTAGAagagaattataaaaattttttagaaAAATTCATGAACAAAAAGAgtattgaaaataataaaaatgtgaaaAGTCATCATATTGATGAATGttttgataattataaagatatgataaaaaataaaataacatacaataatataaatgataaaaaaagtgatttgtttaataatgatatgatAGTAGATAATATGTACAAGAAAGATAAAGTTGGTTTTATCACTTGTaaattatgtaatattaaaaataaactaTCATTAGAATCTATAGAAATATTAACAAAAGTCGGATTGTTTtctcataatattttaaatgttcataaatttttttttaataaacttGGTTATGAAgagaatgataatattaatttaaaacaCAGTACTATAGagaatgatgaaaaaaagaaatttcttttattgaaaaataaatataattatataaatgatcaaATGGATGATTTAGAgaaatattcttatatatgtaatatttgtTCTTATAATGAAGctattatatattgtaaagATTGTGTAGAATATTTATGTCAAGAATGTTGTGATAATATTCATGAAATGGATGTACTTAGGAAAAAAGCCAATTTAAAAGTTGAAAAACCACAtgaatattatgaaatagaaaaatcatgttttcaattaaaaaaattagttAAGGCACCTAAAaagtttttaaatataaccaaagaagatatagatattatgtataatacTGATGAAGAAAGTTATACTACTTATGGGGAGAATaatggaaaatataaaatatatgataataataatattaaaagtaagaataaaaattattgttataaGGATGACCCatccaaaaaaataaatatatacaatgaCAATTgtgaaaatgataaaaatattcatgtAGACATATTTGATGAACTTCATATGAATGATTCAGATTTTGATACATATGATGAAGAACATTTTTATAGGAgacaaaaattttttttagataaagaagaaaaaaaaagaaaaaatcttCTTCTttctaaaaaattaaatggtCTTGTTGAAGATATGAAAAATGAGAGTTCTTATGAAAGTGATGATTCATCTAAGTATGGAACGGATGGCTCCATAAAAGATGATAAAACAAAcgtattattaaaattgaagaaaaaaaaaaaaaaaaaaatgctaCATATGAGaagagaaaataaattacataatataaaaaaaaaaaatgtaaatgatCTAATaagtattaaaaataatgatgatactAATATTAGTGATGATGACAATGTAGGGAGAAGAAATCATAGAATTTATTCAAAcggattatataataatgataataaaaataatttggaTAGTATAAAATgtcttaaaaatattaacaacataaaaagtaataatttaagaaatgatacatatattttttctaatagCACAACTGTAGATATGATATCTTTAGATGATGAATCTTTATATTCAGATAATGAACTTAAAGAAATTGGTATTACAAATATTCATAAGGAAatatgtgaaaaaaaaaataataaaacaatagaaaatataaataatgatattctTAATAATAAACAGTTTACAGTTATAGAAAATGTTCGATGTAGTgaacattataattatccaATACAATATTTTTGTCATACTTGTTTGTCATTATGTTTCTGTTCAGAATGTGCAATAAATGGAATACATACAAGTAATtgtaatatagaaaatattaacacAGCATTTATAAcagtattaaataattatttaatacaatggaatgaaattataaatgaattaataaatgaCTTAGAAAAGAATTTTTATGAATCTCTTGAAGATGTAAAAAATGACTGGTCAGCACATTTAAGTGAgtgttattataatttaaatactaaagtaaattatatttttaataatcttgttaaaaaagaaaaagaaatatttgatGAATTTGATACATATATAGAGAAATtcaaaaatgataatttacaatatatagaattattaaattcgAAATATGAAGATATAGAAAAATCAATTAATTTAATACGTCAAAATAAATTTCATACAAATCCAATTGATATAATTAAGTTTTATACAAATAACATTGACATTATAGATAAGactattttattaaataatgattttAAACCTATACAAGATTTATCAAAAATTAGAGAAAGCAAAATTTTCTATATGGATTTTTATGCATCACAAATTAATAGCTATCTTAAATATCTACAGGCATATTTAAACGAAAGCAATATGTTAGACTCAAAATAA
- a CDS encoding fork head domain protein, putative: protein MNTEEKINTSNDREDDNNECVKLKKKIENEKDDINNLKDDDVYLSADSSNSYRYDNHSKKTSIKENIKEISTSRTQSKKEKDNNKDKYNDKKRNKYRSSSSSKEKCEKYCKKDKYDKHNKYEKNDKYDKHNKYEKNDKYDKNDKHNKYEKNDKYDKHNKYEKNDKYDKNDKHNKYEKDDKYDKNDKYEKNDKYDKHKKYEKNDKYEKNDKYEKNDKHNKHDKYEKYHKYNKHDKYNKHDKYDKQMNKINILKNFSEHTRTSKANSHYDSKRKSRHISSEDEEMKHHKHVDHNARKKSKSYKILEDKYSSDVENEKNVVEEKYKNKTKNTYEISNKNGSNISEKKYEKDKPRISLHHNKDKYDKYDKYEKQNHNIRYNEQDIKRKSTKHYEKENRYNTHKGKNKNEKDEEQSEEEKEKKSVQKKETQNFNPSGLLAQEKIYKNGIELKYTESIDAEKPDKKWRLYMFKDSNNNEPQKILHIHDKSYYLIGKEQLAVDIQLNNISISKQHAVIQFKKHESKILPFLLDLNSTNGTYINNEKIEPNKYYELRETDIIRFGSSNREFVLLHDTCQAE from the exons atgaacacagaagaaaaaattaatacatcAAATGATCGTGAAGATGACAATAATGAATGTGTTAagttaaagaagaaaatagaaaatgaaaaagatgatataaataatttaaaagatgaTGATGTTTACTTATCAGCTGACAGTTCAAATTCTTATAGATATGATAATCACTCCAAAAAAACAAGTAttaaggaaaatataaaagaaataagcACAAGTAGGACTCaatcaaaaaaagaaaaagataataataaagataaatataatgataagaagcgtaataaatatagaagTTCATCTAGTAGTAAAGAAAAATGTGAAAAATATTGCAAGaaagataaatatgataagcataataaatatgaaaaaaatgataaatatgataagcataataaatatgaaaagaatgataaatatgataagaatgataagcataataaatatgaaaaaaatgataaatatgataagcataataaatatgaaaagaatgataaatatgataagaatgataagcataataaatatgaaaaggatgataaatatgataagaatgataaatatgaaaagaatgataaatatgataagcataaaaaatatgaaaagaatgataaatatgaaaagaatgataaatatgaaaagaatgataaacataataagcatgataaatatgaaaagtatcataaatataataagcatgataaatataataagcatgataaatatgataaacaaatgaataaaatCAATATTCTTAAGAACTTCAGTGAACATACAAGAACTAGTAAAGCTAATTCACATTACGATAGTAAGAGAAAATCCAGACATATTTCAAGTGAAGATGAAGAAATGAAACACCATAAACATGTGGATCATAATGctagaaaaaaaagtaaatcaTACAAAATATTAGAAGATAAATATTCTTCAGATGTagaaaatgagaaaaatgttgtcgaagaaaaatataaaaataaaactaaaaatacatatgaaataagtaataaaaatggtAGTAATATAAGtgaaaagaaatatgaaaaagataaaCCTCGTATTTCTCTTCATCACAATAAGGATAAATATGACAAATATGATAAGTATGAGAAACAAAATCATAATATTAGGTATAATGAACaagatattaaaagaaaatcaaCAAAACATTATGAGAAGGAAAATAGATATAATACACACAaaggaaaaaacaaaaatgaaaaggatGAAGAGCAAtctgaagaagaaaaagaaaaaaaaagtgttCAGAAAAAAGAAACGCAAAATTTTAATCCATCTGGTTTATTAGCTCaagaaaagatatataaaaatggaatTGAATTGAAATATACAGAAAGCATAGATGCTGAAAAGCCAGATAAGAAATGGAGACTTTATATGTTTAAGGATTCTAATAACAATGAGCCTCaaa AAATATTACACATACATGACAAGTCGTATTACTTAATCGGAAAAGAACAGCTAGCTGTAGATATACAActaaataatattagtatATCTAAGCAACATGCTGTCATTCAATTTAAAAAACATGAAAGTAAAATTTTACCATTTCTTCTTGATCTTAATAGTACCAATGGtacttatataaataatgaaaaaattgaaccaaataaatattacGAACTCAG agAAACTGATATAATCAGGTTTGGAAGTTCCAACCGTGAATTTGTTTTACTACATGATACTTGCCAAGCTGagtaa
- a CDS encoding DNA-directed RNA polymerase alpha chain, putative: MSLLFLLLFFLATFNIYWSFCVILKTKNPAFLPVQINKRERHKPNNLKRFYINQNDGVKNRNYNNRDIYKFEGVDEENKDGKEIIDEDYLKEYEEAYHKYDNMDDDEKKRRGSDNKTNWFEIRKGEKEKGHRYNVYDNEIMKKDLKEIDLERADKIDRSKGELPPYIYESGKLYEGMSMDYKPEVYDFHKYNKYFDDLCKEKKSLIDSYQLDKKLLDETYYDAKRGGPKTFGFRFKQIQPVKYHEGRAYTYFFMHSHDVELSPIFLNAFRRVAIKHLKGGRVTALRIPNMKHEFYCIVGVRENFFDLAQNLRQITFKNVPEDTDMDNYMIGKFRIKGPMIVVAGHMQLPKNIEIVNRNQYICSVAAGSYLSMDVKIESIEEYVMPEFGSQSRNRDICKDNFIHFSSSCTPVEHFVFTGQRRGINLDTLGEINIVEMHTDGSITPKSALLKTIDYISENFQYIENALYNNCHICDDGSLDEEFRNPEFYMDKDRYTDVPWNKYKTTSEELEETKNWLYRKDVHRQYNIDPESEQSKEERNVMWEKSKKMREEIQKRKDQIKKGPSASEGEMVPDEERHDCLLDWPVDKSERNMNPPRWVIERPLEKNPHIGHEEIYDEGI, encoded by the exons atgtcattattattcttattactATTCTTTTTAGCAACGTTCAATATTTATTGGTCTTTTTGTGTAATTTTAAAAACTAAAAACCCTGCCTTCTTGCCCGTACAAATTA ataAGCGTGAGAGACATAAACCCAATAATCTCAAAAGATTTTATATAAACCAAAATGACGGTGTGAAAAATAGAAATTATAACAACAgagatatttataaatttgaGGGAgttgatgaagaaaataaagatggaaaagaaattattgaTGAAGATTATTTGAAAGAATATGAAGAAGCATAtcataaatatgataatatggatgatgatgaaaaaaaaagaagaggtTCAGATAATAAAACGAATTGGTTTGAGATAAGAAAAggagaaaaggaaaaaggaCATCGATATAATGTTTATGATAatgaaataatgaaaaaggatttaaaagaaatagatTTAGAAAGAGCAGATAAGATAGATAGATCAAAAGGTGAATTAcctccatatatatatgagagTGGAAAGTTATATGAAGGTATGTCTATGGATTATAAGCCTGAGGTATATgattttcataaatataataaatattttgatgatttatgtaaagaaaagaaatcaTTAATTGATTCTTATCAATtagataaaaaattattagatGAAACATATTATGATGCAAAAAGAGGAGGTCCTAAAACATTTGGTTTTCGATTTAAACAAATACAACCAGTAAAATATCATGAAGGTAGagcatatacatatttttttatgcatTCTCATGATGTAGAATTATCAcccatttttttaaatgcaTTTAGAAGAGTTGCTATAAAACATTTAAAGGGAGGAAGAGTAACTGCTTTACGAATACCAAATATGAAACATGAATTTTATTGTATAGTTGGTGTAAGagaaaatttttttgatttagCTCAGAATTTAAGACAAATaacatttaaaaatgtaCCTGAGGATACAGATATggataattatatgataGGTAAATTTCGAATTAAAGGTCCAATGATAGTAGTAGCAGGTCATATGCAATTACCTAAGAATATAGAAATTGTAAATAGaaatcaatatatatgttcagtTGCTGCTGGTAGTTATTTATCTATGGATGTAAAAATAGAAAGTATTGAAGAATATGTTATGCCAGAATTTGGATCACAATCTAGAAATAGAGATATATGTAAAgataattttattcatttttctaGTAGTTGTACACCTGTTGAACACTTTGTATTTACTGGTCAAAGAAGAGGTATTAATTTAGATACACTGGGAGAAATTAATATTGTAGAAATGCATACAGATGGTTCAATTACACCCAAATCAGCACTTTTAAAAACCATTGATTATATATCTGaaaattttcaatatattgaaaatgcCCTTTATAATAATTGCCATATATGTGATGACGGCTCTTTGGATGAAGAATTTCGTAACCCAGAATTTTATATGGATAAAGATAGATATACTGATGTACCatggaataaatataaaacaacatCAGAAGAATTAGAAGAAACCAAAAATTGGCTATATAGAAAAGATGTACACAGACAATATAATATCGACCCAGAAAGTGAACAATcaaaagaagaaagaaatGTTATGTGggaaaaaagtaaaaaaatgcGAGAAGAAattcaaaaaagaaaagatcaaattaaaaaaggacCATCTGCATCAGAAGGAGAAATGGTACCTGATGAAGAAAGGCACGACTGCTTGCTTGATTGGCCTGTTGATAAGTCTGAAAGAAATATGAATCCCCCTAGATGGGTAATTGAAAGACCTTTGGAAAAAAATCCACACATAGGTCATGAAGAAATATACGATGAAGgaatatga
- a CDS encoding CCAAT-binding transcription factor, putative produces the protein MENKNNEEQTNKIKETLFGLSTGIIQKAINNNVDLKNYRMRREALETLGKCLSMFILYITDGAMEYCENEKRSTILVRDILNSLDDSLFLDIHDELKRQLTIQEETNRTEISKVSENIQAQYPENNELDNNQKEGKPKNKDDDFDILLQALE, from the coding sequence ATggaaaacaaaaacaatGAAGAACAAACTAATAAGATTAAGGAAACATTATTTGGTCTTTCTACTGGTATTATTCAAAAagctataaataataatgttgatTTAAAGAACTATCGAATGAGAAGAGAAGCACTAGAGACACTAGGAAAATGTTTGtctatgtttattttatatataactgaTGGAGCTATGGAATATtgtgaaaatgaaaaaagatcTACCATACTGGTCAGagatattttaaattctttAGATGATTCTTTATTTCTAGATATACACGATGAACTGAAAAGACAGCTAACTATTCAAGAAGAAACTAATAGAACGGAAATATCAAAAGTATCAGAAAATATACAAGCGCAGTATCCAGAAAACAATGAACTTGATAATAATCAAAAGGAAGGGAAaccaaaaaataaagatgatgATTTTGATATATTGTTACAAGCTCTAGAATAa